The genomic interval ataaaaaaactcataaataaaattattttgaaacagaggatgTACTTGTTAAAGAGGAATAGATGAAGTGCAGGACAACGGGAGACAGCAAATTGGCACATATGCCCGTTTTTCCACGAAAACAAAACCGTTTACTTGTGCTTTGTCCTCTTGTCGCCACGTCCCACGCTACTCCTTTTTAAATGCCCCCATCCTTCACGTGCAtctgcatcttcatcttctctgCTTGCTCCTCCCACACGCCAAAGCAATTTTAGCCCGTACCCCCCTGCATCCCAAGCGCCCGAAACCGCCTCTCCCCTACACCAATACCACCACCGCTTCCTTTCCGATCCGATCCCTTCCCCTCGAtcgacggcggccatggcgagaaTCCCGCTGCTGCTGGCCCTCCTgctcgccgtctccgccgccgccgccgccgcgcaggtcGGGGGTAACCGCGGCCATGGCCCGCTGGTGGGCGGGTGGAGCCCGATCACGGACGTGGGCGACCCCCACATCCAGGAGCTCGGCGGGTGGGCGGTGGAGCGGCACGCCTCGCTCTCCAGCGACGGGCTGCGGTTCCGCCGCGTGACGAGCGGCGAGCAGCAGGTGGTCTCCGGGATGAACTACCGCCTCGTCGTCTCCGCGTCCGACCCCGCGGGGGCCACCGCGTCCTACGTCGCCGTCGTGTACGAGCAGTCGTGGACCAACACCCGCCAGCTCACCTCCTtcaagcccgccgccgcgcactgATCCATCCCTCCCTCCAGATCTATCTTATCTATGTCTCTTCTGCTCCATCTCGATCAGCTGTTAAATTTTCCCTGCCTAATCTCTCTCTGTTAATCACACATCTCATGTAATTCTCATGTATGATGAGCACAAGCTAAGTACCTGTACTTGTTCGGTCTGAGTTGTGTCCCCGTGTGTGCGGTTCAATCTTTTGCATGTAAGACAGCGAGTCCATACTTGTAATGAATTAGCGAATAAAATGGTGGGATTGGAATAATGGTGCCCATCTTAATTCCGCTGTTGCATTTCCGTCATGGGGGAGAGGAACAGAGGATACTCCAGCTATCTTCCAGTTTTGCTATTTTGTCCATATATATTTGTGCTTATCTTACACTTCATTAACCGCGAAGCCGTGACATCTCGTGGCATCTCGTTAATTAACTTGTGTATAATAAATAGTTACTGAAGGATATGTACAACATCCTAACGCCCACACATCTACTTATGCAGTATACATGGACGATTCGACAGATTGGCCACCAATATTGCTTATAAGGGTTAATTAGGTTGCGTTATTTTTCAACAATTTTAAACTGTAACTTTCTCATTTTCCATTTTCATGCTTCCTAAATTATTAAACAGTACGTTTTATAtgaaaagttttataaaaatttctgaaaaaaataaataaatatccatttttaagtttgtaaatAATACTTGATTAATTGTACGCCGGTGAGAtgtcttctactccctccgtccctaaatatttgatgccgt from Oryza glaberrima chromosome 3, OglaRS2, whole genome shotgun sequence carries:
- the LOC127765925 gene encoding cysteine proteinase inhibitor 8 translates to MARIPLLLALLLAVSAAAAAAQVGGNRGHGPLVGGWSPITDVGDPHIQELGGWAVERHASLSSDGLRFRRVTSGEQQVVSGMNYRLVVSASDPAGATASYVAVVYEQSWTNTRQLTSFKPAAAH